Proteins encoded within one genomic window of Candidatus Woesearchaeota archaeon:
- the hisE gene encoding phosphoribosyl-ATP diphosphatase: protein MIIPSIDIMHGKAVQLRQGKEKVLERDDVLALAKQFSIYGEIVVVDLDAAFGKGDNSALIKEICKRASCRVGGGIRTYEKATELLQTGAKKIVIGTMATPEFLKKLPKDRLVVALDTKDNVVVNEGWTKKTTMTPEQMLRELEGYCSEFLFTNVNDEGLMQGIDFTRICELRSATRNNFTVAGGITTIDDIKNIESIKANAQIGMALYTGKINLSEAFIALLDFDKNNGLIPTIVQESSGQCNWQRDGQVLMLGFSTPESLRMSLESGKATYYSRSRKKIWVKGETSGNYQDLVTVHYDCDRDALLFKVRQKNSACHEGTYSCFGNREFSIDELYELIAQRINNPQEAPPKSYTVTVARDETLLKEKILEETQEIINYTDRENLIWEIADLTYFVMVLMAKKNISLTDIKNELWRRRK from the coding sequence ATGATTATTCCAAGTATTGATATCATGCATGGAAAGGCAGTTCAACTACGACAAGGCAAGGAAAAGGTATTGGAACGAGACGATGTGTTAGCGTTAGCTAAACAATTTTCTATCTATGGCGAGATCGTTGTTGTTGACCTAGATGCTGCATTCGGAAAAGGTGACAATAGTGCATTAATCAAAGAGATTTGCAAGAGAGCGTCATGTAGAGTTGGCGGGGGTATACGAACCTATGAAAAGGCAACCGAGTTACTCCAAACAGGAGCAAAAAAAATAGTGATTGGTACAATGGCAACGCCGGAATTCTTAAAAAAATTACCTAAAGATCGCTTGGTTGTTGCATTGGACACCAAAGATAACGTTGTTGTCAATGAAGGTTGGACAAAAAAAACTACAATGACGCCAGAACAAATGCTCCGTGAACTAGAGGGTTATTGTTCCGAGTTTCTGTTCACCAATGTTAATGACGAAGGATTAATGCAAGGTATTGATTTCACCAGGATCTGTGAACTACGCAGTGCTACTCGAAATAACTTTACCGTCGCTGGTGGTATTACGACAATAGATGATATAAAGAATATTGAAAGTATCAAGGCCAATGCACAGATCGGTATGGCACTGTATACCGGCAAGATTAATCTTAGCGAGGCATTTATAGCTCTCTTGGACTTTGATAAAAATAATGGGCTTATCCCAACAATTGTTCAGGAAAGTAGTGGACAATGTAATTGGCAACGTGACGGGCAAGTCCTCATGCTTGGGTTTTCAACACCAGAATCGTTGCGGATGAGTTTGGAATCAGGGAAAGCAACCTATTACAGCAGATCACGAAAAAAAATATGGGTCAAGGGAGAAACCTCAGGAAATTATCAAGATCTGGTAACCGTACACTATGACTGTGACCGAGATGCCCTTTTGTTTAAGGTACGTCAAAAAAACAGTGCATGCCATGAGGGAACCTACTCCTGTTTCGGCAACCGAGAATTTAGCATTGATGAGCTCTATGAGCTTATTGCACAGAGGATCAATAATCCACAGGAGGCTCCACCTAAATCATATACCGTTACGGTAGCGCGTGATGAAACTCTACTCAAGGAGAAAATTCTTGAGGAAACGCAAGAGATTATTAATTATACGGACAGAGAAAATCTTATTTGGGAGATTGCAGACTTAACCTATTTTGTGATGGTTCTCATGGCTAAAAAGAATATTTCATTAACTGATATCAAAAATGAGTTATGGAGGAGAAGGAAATGA
- the hisD gene encoding histidinol dehydrogenase, with amino-acid sequence MKIIPSTALDEKFYAYAETEELAIVKQILNEVKINGDEAVLKYTEKFDRQQLKSLELSQEQIKKAYEKVDKKTLSMLKKARENIRYFAEKQFAQYTNFETTKDEVILGQQIIPLTRVGCYVPGGRYPLPSSALMSVIPAKVAGVKEIIVCSPKIAPITIVAANLAGADRIFCIGGIQAIGAMAYGTESVPQVDKIVGPGNKYVTAAKKEVFGIVGIDFIAGPSEVLIIADETGNPEFIAADLLAQAEHDPDARVDVLTTSKELAVKVNEQIKIQIAKLKTKDVAQLALQNGSIIIVDSLATAVTIANKRAPEHLELQVNRREKQMKKQVKSEAQIPEWILGKLQNYGSLFIGENSAEVFGDYCTGTNHILPTNGTARYRGGLSVYDFIKVVTYQQMGKKVPRELIAIAAQLAEVEGLDAHQKAALFRGKSKLQ; translated from the coding sequence ATGAAAATCATACCGTCTACTGCTTTGGATGAGAAATTTTATGCCTATGCTGAGACAGAGGAACTTGCAATAGTCAAACAGATACTTAACGAAGTTAAAATCAATGGGGATGAGGCTGTTTTGAAATACACTGAAAAATTTGATAGACAACAACTGAAGAGTTTAGAGTTGTCTCAGGAGCAGATAAAAAAAGCGTACGAGAAGGTTGATAAAAAAACATTGTCCATGCTAAAAAAAGCAAGGGAAAATATACGGTACTTTGCCGAGAAACAGTTTGCGCAATATACAAACTTTGAAACAACAAAGGACGAGGTCATTCTTGGACAACAGATAATTCCCTTAACAAGGGTTGGCTGCTATGTTCCTGGTGGGAGATATCCTTTGCCATCTTCAGCACTGATGAGTGTTATTCCTGCAAAGGTTGCTGGCGTCAAAGAAATTATTGTTTGTTCTCCAAAAATAGCGCCCATAACGATTGTGGCAGCAAATCTTGCAGGAGCAGATAGAATCTTTTGTATTGGAGGAATCCAGGCTATTGGGGCAATGGCTTACGGTACAGAATCTGTTCCTCAGGTTGATAAGATTGTAGGTCCGGGGAATAAATATGTAACCGCAGCCAAGAAAGAGGTTTTTGGCATTGTTGGCATCGACTTTATAGCTGGCCCTAGTGAAGTTCTTATCATTGCTGATGAGACCGGAAATCCAGAGTTTATAGCCGCTGATTTACTTGCTCAAGCAGAGCACGATCCTGATGCTCGAGTTGACGTACTAACAACCTCAAAGGAATTGGCGGTTAAGGTTAATGAGCAAATCAAGATCCAAATAGCGAAATTGAAAACTAAAGACGTTGCTCAATTGGCGTTGCAAAATGGCAGTATTATTATTGTCGATAGTTTAGCGACAGCAGTAACCATCGCTAATAAACGAGCACCAGAACACCTCGAACTACAGGTAAACAGAAGGGAAAAACAAATGAAAAAACAAGTAAAGAGTGAAGCACAAATTCCAGAATGGATTCTTGGAAAGCTACAGAATTATGGCTCATTGTTTATTGGAGAAAATAGTGCAGAGGTTTTTGGAGATTATTGTACAGGGACGAACCATATTCTTCCTACCAATGGCACCGCACGATACCGTGGCGGTTTATCAGTGTATGATTTTATAAAGGTTGTCACCTATCAACAAATGGGGAAAAAAGTTCCTCGGGAACTGATAGCTATTGCTGCACAACTCGCCGAGGTTGAAGGC